In Deltaproteobacteria bacterium GWC2_65_14, the DNA window GAAGACTACTGCCAGGTCCCTCCGTACGTCATCCAGAACGTGCCGCCCAACGTGATGCTGATGGTCGACAACTCGGGGAGCATGTTCAACTTCGCCTACTTCGACGGGTTCACGACCGAGACTACCGCCGATGACGACATGTGCACTTCTTCCAGCAGTCCCTGCACCGGGTTCACCGATCCCGGGGCCTGGCCGGCCTACAAGTATTACGGGTACTTCAACCCCGACTACTGGTACCGGTATACCAGCAACCGGTTTATTCCGAACGCTCCCAAGATGGGAAGCGGCCTTGCGGGGGAGCAGACCAAGGGCGCCAGCGCCAACAACGAATGGGACGGCAATTTCCTCAACTGGCTTACGATGCGGCGGGCCGACATCCTGCGCAAGGTGCTCACCGGCGGAAAGACGACCTCCGGCGAAGGATCGGGATACGACCGGCTGGTGGGGGAGATCGCCGACTGCGACTCCCGGGGGAAATACAAGCGGATCGCGAACGCCGACCTCTACACCCCCTGGACCGGGACCCGGAAGTTCTACGTCAACTCCGCGGACGCCGGCTGCGGCGGGGGCGGGTCTGGGACCTCCGACTTCTCGATCCGGAACGACTCGGGCGGCGGCGACGGGACCGGCAACGCAGCGTCCTACAACGTCGCGGTCCGGGTTCCCGTTCCGGTCGAAGGGGTCCTCCAGAACGTGGTGGGAGCCAGGGCGCGCGTGGGGATTACCTTCTACAATACGTACGATGGGGGGAAAGTCCAGGTTCCCATCACCGGGCAGAGTCTCTCCAGCACGGTGAACCAGGTCAACCTCACCCGGCCCAACGCGAACACCCCGCTGGGAGAAACCCTCTGGACGATCATCGGGGACTTCGCCCAGCAATCGAGCATCTCCGGCTACAATTCCCCCAGTGGCACCGGCCCGAGGTACCACAGCGCGGATTATACGATCAACAACAACAACGACCCGATGAACTACGGTACGGGAGGAAGCCCCCGCTGGCCGATCTGCCAGAAGAACTTCGTCCTGCTGATCACCGACGGCGAGCCCTGCTCCGACGGGGACCTGCCGACCAACCTGGTGGGCTACGCCTCCGGGAGGTCGGCGTTCAACTGTTCCGGCGGCGGATGCCCCGCCGTAGACAACAGCACCGCCCTGACCGGGGGAGCGGGGACCTTTTCCTTTCCCGCCTCGTCCTTCCCCTCCTGCGGCGCCGGCGGCTACACCGCGGGACTCGAGGACGTCGCCCTCTTCTCGCACACCAAAGACCTGCGAGACAGCCCCGCGATCGGGGTCGACAACATCGCCAGGACCCAGAACCTGACCCTCTACACCGTGTTCGCCTTCGGAGGGAACTCCTCGTTGCTCAAATTCGCCGCGATCAACGGAGGGTTCGAGGACATCGACGGGAGCAACACCCCCAACCATGTGGACGAGTGGGACAAGAACCGCGACGGCGTTCCCGACACCTATTACGAGGCGACCGACGGGGCCAGGCTCGAGCAGTCGGTCAAGGACGCCTTTTCCAGCATCCTGAAGCGGGCTTCCTCGGGCACCGCGGCGTCGGTTCTCGCCTCGGGGGAGGGGAGCGGGGCGAACCTGATCCAGGCGGTCTTCTACCCCCGGAGGCGGTTCGGAAACGTCACGATCAGCTGGACCGGATCGCTGCAGAACCTCTGGTACTACGTGGATCCCTTCTTCTCGAACGCCTCGATCCGCGAGGAGACCGTCGCCGACAACAAGCTCAACCTCGCCAACGACTACATCGCCCAGTTCTTCTTCGACCAGGCGGCCGAGGTCACCAGGGTCCGGCGGTACGCGGACACCGACGGCAACGGATCCCCCGACTCGGTCCGGCCGACGGTCGGGTTCGAGGAGTTGGGAAACCTCTGGGAGGCGGGGAACCTGCTCTGGCAGCGGGACCTCTCCACGAGCCCCCGGACGATCTACACCACGACCGGGAGCGGCCTCATACCCTTCTCCGTCGCAAACGCCTCAAATGTTCCGCTGGCCAACCTCCAGGCGGCATCGACCACGGAACGGGAGCAGATCATCCGGTTCGTGCACGGGGAGGACATCTTCCAGGACCTCGACGCCGACCAGGTGAACGACTTCCGGCTCCGGACGGTGACCTACGGGATCGACAACGCGGTGTGGAAACTGGGAGACATCATCAACTCCACGCCGAGGATCGTGGCCGGAATCCCGCTGAACACCTACGACAGGATCTACTACGATCAGACCTACCGGAACAGCTCCTTTACCGGCTTCACCGACAGCACCGCCTACAAGAACCGGGGGATGGTGTTCGCCGGCGGAAACGACGGGATGCTCCACGCCTTCAAGCTCGGGAAGCTGGAGCTTGCCTGGACCGGGCAGACCGCGACCGAGAAGGCACGGCTGGTGAACCTGGACAACACCTCGGCGCTCGGAAGCGAGCGGTGGGCCTTCATCCCGCAAAATGCCCAGCCCTATCTCAAGTACCTGATGGATCCCGACTACTGCCACCTCTTCTACAGTGACCTCTCCCCGTACATCTTCGACGCGAGCGTCGGGGGGAACAACACCGACACGAGGACGGCCGCTTCCTGGAGAACGGTCCTGGTCGGGGGGATGCGCAACGGCGGGGCCTGCCGGAACCTGGGGGCCGCCTGCAACGGGGGGACCTCCGATTGCGTGAAGACCCCGGTGAACAACCTGGGGTTCTCCTCCTACTTCGCGATGAACGTGACCGACCCGGAAAACCCGGTCCTGCTCTGGGAGTTCTCCAACGCGGCGCTCGGATTCGCTTCGGCCGGCCCCGCGATCGTCCGGGTCAACGCCCTCGACCTCTCGGGGACCTCCGACCGGACGCTGAACGGACGCTGGTACGCCGTGTTCGGCTCCGGCCCCACCGGTCCGATCGACATCTCCAGCCTCCAGTTCCTGGGTCGCTCGGACCAGAACCTGCGGATCTTCATCGTCGATCTGAAGAGCGGGAGCCTGGTGCGCACGATCGACACGGGAATTCCCTTCGCCTTCGCCGGCTCGATGATCAACACGGTGGCCGACTTCAACCTCGACTACCAGGACGACGCCATCTACATCCCGTATGTGAAGAAAAACAGCGCCACCGGCGAATGGACGCAGGGAGGGGTCGGAAGGCTGGTCACCAAGGCCGGGATTACCGGGGTTGAAGGCAATCCGGCCAACTGGGAGTGGAGCCTGGTGATCGACAACGTCGGCCCGGTCACCTCCGCGGTGGCCCGCCTGCAGAACAACACCTACCACAATTCCTGGCTCTTCTTCGGGACCGGCCGGTTCTTCTTCGAGATCCCGCCGGCGGGGACCGACACGCTACCGACGGTGGACGACGCCACCGGGCAGCGCGCGCTGTTCGGGGTGAAGGACCCCTGCTTCACCTCGATCAACACCATCAATCCCTCCTGCACTTCCACGGTCAGCGCGGCGAGCCTCACCAACGTGACCTCCATCGCCAGCGTCCCCACGGAGGCGGTGGCGAACTCCGCGGGGTTCGCCGGGTGGCAGATCGACCTGGAACCCTCGGGAAACTACACCTACGACAACACGACGCGGCTCTACCGGGCCGAGCGGGTGATCACCGACCCGCTGGCCACGACGGCGGGGCTGACCTTCTTCACCACCTACAAGCCCTACGGCGACGAGTGCGCCCTGGGAGGGAAGAGCTTCCTGTGGGCGGTGCGGTACAATACCGGAGGCGCACCCGCGGCGGCGATGCTCAAGGGGAAGGCGCTGGTGCAGGTCTCCACGGCGAGCGTCGAGGAACTCAATCTCGCCACCGCCTTCCAGGGGGACACGACGCTGCACAAGGGGGGGCGGAGGTCCTTCGCGATCGAGGGGGTTCCCCCGACCGCGCAGGGGTTGTCGCTGCTGTCGCCGCCTCCGCCGGTGAAGCGGCTGCTGCACATCCGGGAGCGGTAGTAGGATGAGCGAGGCAAGAGGGAAAGGAACCGGAAGATGAGATTCGCTCGGGACAACCGCGGGATGACGCTGATCGAGCTGATGACCGTGGTGGCGATCCTCGGGGTCCTCGTGGTCATCCTCGGGTTCTCCTTCCAGGGATGGCTCGCGAAGTACAAGGTGGAGGAGGAGACGAAGCGTCTCTACGCCGACCTCTCCGACGCCCGGGGGAGGGCGATGCAGAAGAAGCGGATGACCTTCGTCGACCTGGCGGCGAGGCAGTACCGCACCTTCGAGGACACGAACACGGCCCCCGACGGCAACGGGACGCTGGAAACGGCTTCGGACACCCGGGTGGCGAATACGACAACCGGCTACGACATAACCCCGACGCTGACCGGCGGGGTGACCCAGTTCGCCTTCGACCGGGAAGGGCTGGCCACGGTGACCGGGACGATCCGGCTCGTTTCCACGTTGTCCCCCGACTACGACTGCATCACGATCCGGACGACCAGGCTCCGGATAGGGAGATACGATGGCGCGATCTGCCAGGAAAAGTGAGCGGGGGCTGACCCTCCTCGAAACGGTGGTCGCCCTGGCGATCATCTTCATCGTGTTCCTGGGGCTGACCGATGCGGGGCTGCTCGTGGTGGAGTACAACATCCGCAACACGATCCGGGACGAAGGGGTGAGCGTGGCGGAGTCCGAGATGGCGGCAATGAGGAACATCCCCTTCGCGGCGCTTACGGTCGGGGTGACCGCACGCCCCGTGGTCGCCCAACGGATCCGGGGGCTGACCGTGAACTACACCCCCAGCTGGACCATCACCACCCTGAACGCGGACAACCTGCAGGTGGTGGTCAACGTGGGCTGGAACCGGAGGGGGATAGCCTACAGCCACCAGGCGACGACGATCGTGAGGAACCGATGAGCAGGCGGGAGCGCGGGTTCACCCTGGTCGAAGTGATGATCTCGCTGGCCATCCTGGCGCTGGTCATGAGCGCCGTCTCCACCTTTTTCCTCGGGTCGATCGAGCAGTTCCGGCGGCAGAGCCGGATCGCGCAGAGCGGGATGGACTCGCTCATCGGGCTCGAGCTGCTCCGGAAGGATATCGAGCATGCCGGGTACGGGATCCCGTGGAACAACATCCCGGCCTACAACGACGCGGCATCCGGAATCCTGAGCGATTCGAACACCGCTCCCCGCGGGATCCTCAGCGTGAACGGGGGGGGGCTGAACGGTTCCGACTACCTGGTGGTCAAGGCCTCCAACGTGGGAACGAGCGACGTGTGCAAGAAGTGGACGACGCTCCAGGTGGGGGACGTGAAGCGCTCCTGGGTCACCGTCCCGGCAAACGCCGAGAACCTGAACAATACCGACCGGGTGATCGTCTTGGCGCCGGGGAGCACCGGAACGAACTGGCGATCGATGGTCGTTCCGGCCGGATGGTCGGCGACCTTCAACAACACGGCCGCCTTCGCCCCGGGGGTCCCTTCGGACACCCGGGTGATCTACGGGATCGACGGCCCGGACGGGAATCCGCTGCGGATGCCGTTCAACCGGGCCGACTATTCCGTTTCCACGGCGAACGTGCCCCAGCGGTGCGCGCCCAACACCGGCGTCCTGGTGAAATCGGTCGTACGGCATTCGGACGGCACCCTGGACACGGCATTGCCGCTGCTCGACTGCGTCGCCGCCATGCAGATCTGGTACGATCTGGACACCGACGGGGACGGCGCGGTCAATCTCGCGTCGGACGACATTACCGGCCTCACCGCCGCGCAGATCCGGGACCAGGTGAAGCAGGTCCGGGTATCCCTGCTGACCCACGAGGGGCAGTACGACCGAGATTACACCCACTCCGTCTCGAGCATTTCCGTGGGGGGGGTCCCGGTGGACCTGACCGCCGCCGCGTTCCTGGGGAACGGGCTCAAGTACCGCTGGAAGGTGCACACCCTTTCGGTGACTCCGCAGGACCTGGGAGGCTGACGTGAAGATCCTGAGAAACGAGCGGGGAGTCGCGCTCATCTTCGTGCTCCTCCTGTCCGTGGTGGCGCTGATCACCACCGGCGGCCTCCTCTACATCCTAAGCAGGGGAGGATACCTCTCGGGACAGATGAAACGGTACAACACGGCGCTGGAGGCGGGGCGGGGAGGGGTGCAGGCCACGCTCCAGGTGGTCGCGGACAAGGGGATCGACACGATCGGATTGACGAACGTATTGATCGGGGCGGACCTCGGGACCAAACTGGCCGGTCCGACGGGGACGTGGGGAGCGGGGGTCGACAACAGCTCGACGATCGATCCGCTGGCACTCGCCACCTATGACCTGCGGTTCGATCTCGGGAGCTACCGGGTATACTCGAAGATCGTCGACACGGTGGACGGCAATTCCGGGGCGGACACGGGACTGCTGAAGGTGGGGGTGGTGAACACCGGCTCCGGAGAGGTGACGGTGATGAACATCCCCTACCTCTACACCATCGAGGAGCTCTCCGCCAACCAGGTGAACCCGTCTTCCACGGAGAGGGCGAAGATATCCGTACTCTACCAATACTGAGAAGCATCGCTCCGGCGGCGGCTCTCGCGCTCGCGCTCCTCCTCGGGACCTCCTGCACGCGGGAGAAGGTGGCCCCCGTCGTTTCCCGGGTCATCGCCGGGGAGGACAACCTGGCGGTCCAGGACGACCTGTCGCCGGAGGCGCGCCGGGCCGAGGGCGAGATGGGAGTCCGCATTCTTCCCGCGGTGGCCTTCCGGGGGGCCCGGCTGACCCTCTCCGCGACCGGATTCTCCCTGGACGACGGGGAGATCGAATGGAAGATCAACGGCGACCTGTCTCCGGGGGAGCGGAGCGGATCGCTCGTGACCGACTCGTTCCGGAAGGGCGATTCGGTGCAGGCGAGGGTGAAGATCGGCGGGAGGATGCTCTTCTCCAACACGGTGACGCTGGCGAACGCTCCGCCCGAGATCCGCTCCGTGCGGATCGTCCCCGAAACGATCCGGCCGGGGGATTCCCTCGCCGTCGAGGCGTCTGGAACCGATGTCGACGAGGACGCCGTGACCTTCGAGTACGACTGGGTGAAGAACGNNNNNNNNNNNNNNNNNNNNNNNNNNNNNNNNNGACGGAACGGCCCACGGGAATTTCCTGATCCTGCGAAGGGAGGTTCTGAACTATCCTCCCGAGATCCAGGGTGTCGCGGAGGCTCTCCTTTCGGAAGAAGGGTACTCCTGCAGGATCGACGCGGCCGACGGAGACGGCGATCCCCTGACCTACGATCTGAAGGAAGCCCCTCCCGGGATGACGATCGGGGCCGCCACGGGGGCGATCCGGTGGCCGGTCCCGGCCGGCTTCACCGGAAAGGTTCCGGTGATGGTTTCCGTGTCCGACGGCCACGGGGGGGAGGCGACCTACGCGATGGTCGTCACGATCCGGGAGGAGATGCCGAAGGAACCTCCGAAGGACCTTCCGAAGTAGCCGTTTCCGGCCCCCCGGCCGGCTTGCCTGCCTCCTGCGCCTCGCTTATAGTAATCCGCACGATGATCGTTCGCAGAAAGACCCGGAGGATCCGGGTCGGTTCCGTCCTCGTAGGCGGAAGCGCCCCCGTTTCCGTCCAGAGCATGACGAACACCGACACGCGGGATCCGCGTGCAACCCTGCGCCAGATCCGGTCGCTCGCCCGGGAAGGGTGCGAGATCGTGCGCGTGGCGGTTCCGGACGCGGCGGCCGCCCGCGCGTTCCGGAAGATCAAGGCCGGCTCTCCGCTCCCCGTGATCGCCGATATCCACTTCGACTTCCGGCTGGCCCTTGCCTGCGCGGACGGGGGGGCGGACGGCCTGCGGATCAACCCGGGGAACATCGGGGGGGAGGCGCGCACCCGGGAGGTGCTGCGCGCCGCGAGGGCGAACGGTTGCTCGGTCCGGATCGGGGTGAACGCCGGATCGCTCGAAAAGGATCTCCTCGCCCGTCACGGGGGGCCGACCCCGGAGGCCCTGGTCCGGAGCGCCGCGAGGGCCGTCCGGATCTGCGAGAAGGCCCGGTTCACGCAGGTGAAGTTCTCCCTGAAGGCGTCCGACGTACCGGCGACCGTCGAGGCCTGCCGCCGCTTCTCCCGCCGCTTCGACTACCCGCTGCACGTCGGGGTGACGGAGGCGGGGACCCTCTTTTCCGGGACCGTGAAATCGGCCGTCGGGATCGGGGTCCTTTTGGCCGAGGGGATCGGGGATACCCTGCGGGTCTCGATCACCGGCCCTCCCGAGGAGGAGGTTCGGGTCGGCTGGCAGATCCTGAAGAGCCTGGGGATCCGGCGGCGGGGGCCGGACTTCGTCTCCTGCCCGACCTGCAGCAGGGTCTCCATCGACGTGGTCGGGATCGCTACGGAGGTGGAGCGGCGGCTCTCCCGGCTGCCGGTCCCCCTCAAGGTGGCGGTGATGGGGTGCGCGGTGAACGGACCCGGCGAGGCGAAGGAGGCCGACGTCGGGGTGGCGGGCGGAAAAGGGGAAGGGTTGATCTTCGTCCGGGGGGAGATCGTGAAGAAGGTCAAGGAGAAGGACATCGTCAAAGAGGTCGTCCGGTTCGCACGCCGGGCGGCCGCGGAACAGGAGAGGCCGTGATCCGCTATTCGCGCTACCTGATGCCCACCACCAAGGAGACCCCCTCCGACGCGGAGGTGGCGAGCCACCGGCTGATGCTGCGGGCCGGCCTGATCCGGAAGGTCGCGTCGGGAATCTACACCTATCTGCCGGCGGGGCTGCGGGTTCATCGGAAGGTGGAGAGGATCCTCCGGGAGGAGATGGACCGCGCGGGGGCCCAGGAGGTGCTGATGCCTGCCGTCGTCCCCGCCGAGCTCTGGAAGGAGAGCGGCCGATGGGAGGCCTACGGGAAGGAGCTGCTCCGGTTCCGGGACCGTGCCGACCGGGAG includes these proteins:
- a CDS encoding 4-hydroxy-3-methylbut-2-en-1-yl diphosphate synthase — translated: MIVRRKTRRIRVGSVLVGGSAPVSVQSMTNTDTRDPRATLRQIRSLAREGCEIVRVAVPDAAAARAFRKIKAGSPLPVIADIHFDFRLALACADGGADGLRINPGNIGGEARTREVLRAARANGCSVRIGVNAGSLEKDLLARHGGPTPEALVRSAARAVRICEKARFTQVKFSLKASDVPATVEACRRFSRRFDYPLHVGVTEAGTLFSGTVKSAVGIGVLLAEGIGDTLRVSITGPPEEEVRVGWQILKSLGIRRRGPDFVSCPTCSRVSIDVVGIATEVERRLSRLPVPLKVAVMGCAVNGPGEAKEADVGVAGGKGEGLIFVRGEIVKKVKEKDIVKEVVRFARRAAAEQERP